In a genomic window of Vigna angularis cultivar LongXiaoDou No.4 chromosome 6, ASM1680809v1, whole genome shotgun sequence:
- the LOC108343092 gene encoding probable sugar phosphate/phosphate translocator At1g06470, producing MVQSELGSENGVTGVDDVGLESLGLGIRRELSFSRWCDDDDGDGSIHLDRELGNVDVSLAEGYDFELPIPQKNELQSKALDRERFFHQKFQQRSMQTNGIGTMDDDFVHRRGNGPEKYVSFDIEDKSEGGTNGVDSYISGDVDESLDKSSQNPINLANILKTLFLILMWYTFSLFLTVYNKSLLGDHMGKFPAPFLMNTIHFTMQAAFSRFITWFWSHRFETKVVVSWRDYFLRVVPTAFGTAMDINLSNASLVFISVTFATMCKSAAPIFLLLFAFAFRLETPSFRLSGIILIISFGILLTVSKETEFDFWGFVLVMLAAVMSGFRWCMTQILLQKEAYGLKNPITLMSYVTPVMAVATALLSLALDPWDEFRENQYFDNSVHITRSCLLMLLGGSIAFLMVLTEYVLISVTSAVTVTIAGVVKEAVTILVAVLYFHDRFTWLKAYGLLIILVGVSLFNWYKYLKLRKGHAGGSDMAEPSIDSAAKYVILEEMDEQEDII from the exons ATGGTACAGAGTGAATTGGGTTCAGAGAATGGTGTCACAGGGGTTGATGATGTTGGCCTTGAAAGCCTAGGTCTGGGCATTCGTAGAGAACTTTCCTTTTCACGCTggtgtgatgatgatgatggtgatggaAGCATCCATTTGGATCGGGAATTAGGTAATGTAGATGTTAGTTTAGCTGAGGGCTATGATTTTGAGTTACCCATTCCTCAAAAGAATGAGCTGCAGAGCAAAGCTTTAGACAGAGAGAGATTCTTTCACCAAAAGTTTCAGCAGAGGAGTATGCAAACAAACGGTATTGGTACCATGGATGATGATTTTGTTCACCGGAGAGGTAATGGACCCGAGAAATATGTATCTTTTGACATTGAGGACAAGTCTGAAGGAGGAACAAATGGAGTTGATTCCTACATTTCTGGGGATGTTGATGAATCATTGGATAAAAGCTCCCAGAATCCTATTAATTTAGCAAATATATTGAAGACATTGTTTTTGATACTTATGTGGTACACTTTCAGTCTCTTTTTGACAGT GTATAATAAAAGTCTATTGGGAGATCATATGGGAAAGTTCCCAGCTCCTTTTCTAATGAATACTATCCACTTCACAATGCAAGCTGCTTTCTCAAGATTTATCACCTGGTTTTGGTCTCATAGGTTTGAGACTAAAGTTGTCGTTTCTTGGAGGGATTACTTTTTGAGAG TTGTACCAACTGCTTTTGGAACTGCAATGGATATTAACTTGAGCAATGCATCTCTAGTTTTCATCTCTGTCACGTTTGCTACAATG TGTAAATCTGCTGCTCCAATTTTTCTCCTTCTGTTTGCTTTTGCTTTCAG GTTGGAGACACCAAGCTTTAGACTCTCAGGCATCATCTTAATCATCTCTTTTGGCATCTTATTAACAG TTTCAAAAGAGACTGAGTTTGACTTCTGGGGGTTTGTTCTTGTTATGCTTGCTGCTGTTATGTCTGGGTTTCGTTGGTGTATGACTCAGATCCTTTTGCAG aaagaagcatACG GTCTGAAAAATCCAATTACCCTGATGAGCTATGTAACTCCAGTAATGGCAGTGGCAACTGCCCTTCTTTCCCTTGCTTTAGATCCATGGGATGAATTCCGAGAAAATCAGTACTTTGATAATTCAGTGCATATTACTCGAAGTTGCTTGCTGATGCTTCTTGGTGGTTCAATTGCCTTTCTTATG GTACTAACAGAATATGTTCTGATCTCAGTAACTAGTGCTGTTACAGTGACAATAGCTGGGGTTGTTAAGGAGGCAGTCACCATATTg gTTGCAGTGTTATACTTCCACGATCGATTCACTTGGTTGAAAGCATATggtctattaattattttggttGGTGTCAGTTTGTTTAATTGGTACAA ATACCTTAAGCTTCGGAAGGGCCATGCTGGTGGCAGTGACATGGCAGAACCTTCAATAGATTCTGCAGCCAAATATGTTATTCTTGAGGAGATGGACGAACAAGAAGATATTATCTGA